In Priestia megaterium NBRC 15308 = ATCC 14581, the following proteins share a genomic window:
- a CDS encoding AMP-binding protein gives MKPLLELTVGELLKESTKKFGHQEAVIYSEQNIRYTYAEFYQETSRVAKALLATGLKKGDHIAIWATNVPEWLLLQFAAARIGAVLVTLNTSYQSSELEYVLSHSDTTALFFIDEFKSTSYTSIITSIEHNLPKLKHLINLSGSSEHTSWNEFLMSSLMISDEVLDKHEQSLHIHDVINMQYTSGTTGFPKGVMLSHHNIVNNGFLVAQSMKLTNEDRLCIPVPFFHCFGCVLGVLACVSVGATMLPIIEFQPASVLRTVENEKCTALHGVPTMFIAELNALEFNQYDLSTLRTGIMAGSNCPAEVMKRVIHDMGINEITIAYGQTETSPVITQTTPTDSIERRVQTVGKVHNHVQIQIINPVTGKPASFGEQGELCAKGYLTMKGYYKMPEETEKTIVKDWLHTGDLATIDKDGYVKITGRLKDMIIRGGENIYPREIEEFLYRIPEVEDVQIVGIPDPKYGERVAACIKLKQHSFLTAQEIKDFCKGKLAHFKIPEHIYFIDDFPMTASGKIQKYKLKEKIVALYK, from the coding sequence ATGAAACCATTGCTTGAATTAACAGTTGGAGAACTTTTAAAAGAAAGTACAAAAAAGTTTGGGCATCAAGAAGCGGTTATCTACTCTGAACAAAATATTCGCTATACGTACGCGGAATTTTATCAAGAAACCTCTCGAGTTGCAAAGGCACTTCTAGCCACCGGTCTCAAAAAAGGCGACCATATCGCTATCTGGGCTACCAATGTGCCGGAATGGTTGCTTCTTCAATTCGCAGCAGCTAGAATAGGCGCTGTTTTGGTTACCCTTAATACAAGTTATCAATCCTCTGAATTAGAGTATGTATTGAGTCATTCTGATACAACAGCGCTATTTTTCATTGATGAATTTAAAAGCACTTCTTATACGTCTATTATCACTAGTATTGAACATAACCTTCCCAAACTAAAACATCTTATAAACTTAAGTGGATCAAGCGAACATACATCTTGGAATGAGTTTTTAATGAGTAGCTTAATGATCTCGGATGAGGTTCTCGATAAGCATGAACAATCCCTACATATCCATGATGTTATCAATATGCAATATACTTCCGGAACAACAGGTTTTCCAAAAGGAGTTATGCTAAGTCACCATAATATAGTAAACAACGGCTTTTTAGTTGCTCAGTCTATGAAACTGACTAACGAAGACCGCTTATGCATCCCAGTTCCTTTCTTTCATTGCTTTGGATGTGTGCTGGGTGTTCTAGCATGCGTATCTGTAGGTGCTACTATGCTACCGATTATTGAATTTCAACCTGCCTCTGTTTTACGCACCGTAGAGAACGAAAAATGTACAGCTCTTCACGGTGTACCAACTATGTTTATTGCGGAATTAAATGCACTTGAGTTTAATCAATATGATTTATCTACTCTTCGCACAGGAATTATGGCTGGTTCTAATTGTCCAGCAGAAGTAATGAAACGAGTCATACATGACATGGGCATCAATGAAATTACGATCGCGTATGGTCAAACCGAAACATCTCCTGTAATCACCCAAACAACCCCAACTGATTCTATCGAGCGGCGAGTACAAACGGTTGGCAAAGTTCATAATCATGTACAGATTCAAATTATTAATCCAGTTACAGGTAAACCAGCTTCTTTCGGAGAACAAGGAGAACTTTGTGCAAAAGGATATTTAACAATGAAAGGGTATTATAAAATGCCGGAAGAAACAGAAAAAACAATTGTAAAAGATTGGCTACATACAGGAGATTTAGCTACCATCGATAAGGATGGCTATGTAAAAATTACAGGACGTCTAAAAGATATGATTATTAGAGGCGGAGAAAACATTTACCCAAGAGAGATTGAAGAGTTTTTATATAGAATACCCGAGGTAGAAGATGTGCAAATTGTCGGTATTCCTGATCCAAAGTATGGAGAACGAGTTGCTGCATGCATTAAACTCAAGCAACATTCTTTTCTTACCGCTCAAGAAATCAAAGACTTTTGCAAAGGTAAGCTTGCTCATTTCAAAATTCCGGAACATATTTATTTTATAGACGACTTTCCCATGACGGCCTCCGGCAAGATTCAAAAATATAAATTGAAAGAAAAGATTGTAGCGCTTTATAAATAA
- a CDS encoding MgtC/SapB family protein, giving the protein MENEMLLKLGISAVLGLIIGIERELKRKPVGLKTSLVISIISCLLTIVSIESSQIFNKGDHITMDPLRLAAQIVSGIGFLGAGVILRKENDSISGLTTAAIIWGAAGIGIAVGAGFYPEAITGVVLLIISVELLPFLITILGPRQLREKELILQLKLADKHNIFDTTNSIREKNITIKNIRIKDLDTNELYIRMKVSVNNQRPTTEVYYEIQKISGIRSIEVENV; this is encoded by the coding sequence ATGGAAAATGAAATGTTGCTTAAATTAGGTATTTCCGCTGTACTTGGTCTTATTATTGGAATTGAAAGGGAACTAAAACGAAAGCCTGTTGGTTTAAAAACATCTCTCGTAATTTCCATTATTAGCTGTTTACTCACAATTGTTTCGATTGAGTCTTCTCAAATTTTTAATAAAGGTGATCATATCACAATGGACCCGCTTCGTCTGGCCGCTCAAATTGTTTCTGGAATTGGTTTTTTAGGGGCGGGCGTCATTTTACGAAAAGAAAATGACAGCATCTCAGGGCTTACAACAGCGGCTATTATCTGGGGAGCAGCAGGTATAGGCATTGCTGTAGGTGCAGGGTTTTATCCTGAAGCTATTACCGGAGTTGTACTGCTCATTATCAGCGTTGAACTTCTTCCCTTCCTTATTACTATTTTGGGGCCTAGGCAACTGCGCGAGAAAGAACTTATTCTTCAACTCAAGCTGGCGGATAAGCACAATATCTTTGATACAACTAATAGCATTAGAGAAAAGAATATTACAATTAAAAATATTCGAATCAAAGATTTAGACACCAATGAATTGTATATACGAATGAAAGTGTCAGTTAATAACCAGCGCCCTACTACAGAAGTGTATTACGAAATTCAAAAAATCAGCGGTATTCGAAGCATTGAAGTTGAAAATGTATAA
- a CDS encoding NAD(P)-binding protein has product MYTVMLDLKGRSVLVVGGGTIATRRIKGFLQEGAAITVVAPTVSAEINEWEVKDQLRVKRKKVGEEDLLNVFLIVVATNDQAVNKFVKQHIKNDQLVNMASSFSDGNIQIPAQFSRGRLSLAISTDGASPLLTKRIKEDLSSNYDESYTQYTQFLYECRVLIHRLNVSKSRKHELLTEIIDDQYRLSLVKQREFLQQIEKYK; this is encoded by the coding sequence ATGTATACCGTTATGCTTGATTTAAAGGGTCGTTCGGTCTTAGTAGTTGGGGGCGGAACAATCGCAACTCGTAGAATTAAAGGTTTTTTACAAGAAGGAGCAGCCATTACAGTGGTTGCTCCAACTGTTTCAGCTGAAATAAATGAATGGGAAGTTAAAGATCAGCTGCGTGTAAAAAGAAAAAAAGTAGGAGAAGAAGACTTACTTAATGTCTTTTTAATTGTTGTGGCTACAAATGATCAAGCTGTGAATAAGTTTGTTAAGCAGCATATTAAAAATGATCAGTTGGTTAATATGGCCAGCAGTTTTTCCGATGGAAATATTCAAATCCCTGCACAGTTTTCTAGAGGGAGATTATCGCTAGCAATATCCACAGATGGCGCTAGTCCTTTGTTGACAAAACGAATCAAAGAAGACTTATCCTCAAATTATGATGAGAGTTACACACAGTATACACAGTTTTTGTATGAATGCAGAGTTCTTATCCACAGATTGAATGTGTCAAAGAGCCGTAAACATGAGTTATTAACAGAAATTATCGATGATCAATACCGGCTGTCTCTAGTAAAACAGCGGGAATTTTTACAACAGATTGAAAAATATAAATAA
- a CDS encoding sirohydrochlorin chelatase — translation MDAVLYVCHGSRVKEGADQAVAFIERCKKNLDVPIQEVCFLELASPTIEQGFEACIEQGATRIAIVPLLLLTAAHAKHDIPEEIHKVYERYPQVEVLYGEPFGVDERIVDILLERINETNVDKHEDSMVLLVGRGSSDPAVKKDFNEIAQLLKGKGAFKEVSTCYLAAASPNLKEGLHLAKRTSYKQVFVLPYLLFTGILMNEIKEELEQLSTDAQQFILANYLGYHDGLAHILSHQVKTLLSSKGNQYDVYRYA, via the coding sequence ATGGATGCAGTTTTATATGTTTGCCATGGCAGCCGCGTAAAAGAAGGCGCTGATCAGGCAGTTGCTTTTATTGAAAGATGTAAAAAAAATCTAGATGTACCGATTCAAGAAGTTTGTTTCCTAGAACTAGCTTCCCCCACTATTGAACAAGGATTTGAAGCATGCATTGAACAAGGTGCTACTCGTATTGCAATTGTGCCTCTTCTGTTATTAACAGCTGCGCATGCAAAGCATGATATACCCGAAGAAATACACAAAGTATATGAACGTTATCCCCAGGTAGAAGTCCTGTACGGAGAACCGTTCGGCGTAGACGAACGAATTGTTGATATCTTGCTAGAGAGAATCAATGAAACCAATGTGGATAAGCATGAAGATTCGATGGTATTGTTGGTCGGCAGAGGAAGCAGTGATCCTGCTGTAAAAAAAGATTTTAACGAAATAGCTCAACTGCTAAAAGGGAAAGGTGCTTTTAAAGAAGTGAGCACATGTTATTTAGCTGCAGCTTCTCCTAATTTAAAAGAAGGCCTGCACCTTGCTAAACGAACTTCGTATAAGCAAGTATTCGTTCTTCCATACCTTTTGTTTACCGGTATTTTAATGAACGAAATTAAGGAAGAATTGGAGCAGCTATCAACAGATGCCCAGCAGTTTATCTTAGCCAACTACCTAGGTTATCATGATGGACTTGCACACATTTTAAGTCACCAAGTAAAAACGTTATTATCCAGCAAAGGAAATCAATACGATGTATACCGTTATGCTTGA
- the cobA gene encoding uroporphyrinogen-III C-methyltransferase: MGKVYLVGAGPGDPDLITLKGLKAIQQADVILYDRLVNKDLLEYAKSDADIIYCGKLPNYHTLKQETINNFLVKFAKKGKIVTRLKGGDPFVFGRGGEEAEALVQQGISFEIVPGITSGIAAAAYAGIPVTHREYSASFAFVAGHRKDSEHDAIKWDSLAKGVDTLAIYMGVRNLPYICQQLMKHGKTSATPIALIHWGTCAHQRTVTGTLGTIVDIVKEEQIENPSMIIVGEVVNFHDRLNWFEKTGQHYYSFAQEAY, encoded by the coding sequence ATGGGGAAAGTATATCTAGTCGGTGCAGGACCGGGAGATCCAGATTTAATTACATTAAAAGGGTTGAAAGCAATTCAACAAGCAGATGTTATCTTATATGATCGTTTAGTGAATAAGGACCTGCTGGAGTATGCTAAAAGTGATGCGGATATCATTTACTGCGGAAAGCTTCCGAACTACCATACCCTCAAGCAAGAAACAATTAACAACTTTTTAGTAAAATTCGCTAAAAAAGGAAAAATTGTAACGCGCTTAAAAGGCGGAGATCCATTTGTTTTTGGACGCGGAGGGGAAGAAGCAGAAGCTCTCGTGCAGCAGGGCATTTCATTTGAAATTGTTCCAGGAATTACATCAGGTATCGCAGCCGCTGCTTATGCAGGAATCCCTGTCACTCACCGGGAATACAGCGCAAGCTTTGCTTTTGTAGCAGGTCATCGTAAAGATAGCGAGCATGATGCAATCAAATGGGATAGCCTAGCCAAAGGTGTAGATACTCTTGCAATTTATATGGGGGTGCGGAACTTACCGTACATTTGCCAACAGTTAATGAAACACGGAAAAACTTCAGCTACGCCAATTGCATTGATTCACTGGGGAACATGTGCGCACCAGCGCACTGTAACTGGAACTCTTGGTACAATTGTTGATATTGTTAAAGAAGAACAAATTGAAAATCCAAGTATGATTATCGTTGGTGAAGTTGTGAATTTTCATGATCGATTAAATTGGTTTGAGAAGACTGGACAGCATTACTATTCGTTTGCACAAGAAGCTTACTAA